From Rutidosis leptorrhynchoides isolate AG116_Rl617_1_P2 chromosome 3, CSIRO_AGI_Rlap_v1, whole genome shotgun sequence, a single genomic window includes:
- the LOC139896825 gene encoding probable calcium-binding protein CML25, which yields MGLKDLLNRKKKKKNGGDDSNNNNSSHKQPPESIVSSDLQPSDSRVRIEEELEQVFKKFDVNGDGKISASELGSILGSLGHQPTNEELTNMIKEVDADGDGFIDLREFIELNTKDIDSNEVLDNLKNAFSVFDVDNNGLITAEELQNVLKKLGDSCSINESRKMIAGADRDGDGMINFDEFKDMMMSGSKFESKQEIVSED from the coding sequence ATGGGTTTGAAGGATCTGctcaatcgtaaaaagaagaaaaaaaacggAGGAGATGATAGTAACAACAACAACAGTTCACACAAACAACCACCCGAATCCATAGTTTCATCAGATCTGCAACCGTCCGATTCGAGAGTACGAATCGAAGAAGAATTGGAGCAAGTTTTCAAAAAATTCGACGTTAATGGCGACGGAAAAATTAGCGCTTCGGAATTGGGATCAATTTTGGGCAGTTTAGGGCACCAACCAACAAATGAGGAATTAACAAATATGATTAAAGAGGTTGATGCCGATGGTGATGGATTTATCGATTTAcgtgaattcattgagttgaataCTAAAGATATTGATTCGAATGAAGTGTTGGATAATTTAAAAAACGCGTTTTCTGTATTTGATGTAGATAATAATGGGCTGATTACAGCTGAGGAATTGCAGAATGTTTTGAAAAAATTGGGGGATAGTTGTAGTATTAATGAAAGTAGGAAAATGATTGCAGGTGCTGATCGTGATGGTGATGGAATGATTAATTTTGATGAGTTTAAGGATATGATGATGTCGGGATCGAAATTCGAATCGAAGCAAGAGATTGTTAGTGAGGATTAA